The following are from one region of the Oncorhynchus nerka isolate Pitt River linkage group LG8, Oner_Uvic_2.0, whole genome shotgun sequence genome:
- the e2f7 gene encoding transcription factor E2F7, with the protein MEVECLALRDLISPKKSKADLEEVGGRNDQKENRCVERRRTTPHKMDTTATMLLYGSKPPTPEHLQSTPVKPSERGAPPHADPWTPTANLRMLISAASPDIRDREMKKVLFRPIENERAVEDVEVDGPCQFDVVDDEEEEEGERKPSRKQKSLGLLCQKFLALYPDYPTSDTISISLDEVSTSLGVERRRIYDIVNVLESLMIVGRVAKNQYVWYGRRRLGSTLAELQGIGRQQRYHLHMEQAAEGGHREGATTHTPGEGGEGDSGCAVASTRKDKSLRIMSQKFVMLFLVSRTQTVTLDVAAKILIEESQDPASHSKYKTKVRRLYDIANVLTSLGLIKKVHVREERGRKPAFKWIGPADFHSRHEDSEAVAAIALPESIALPGGRKQKLARHASFNVVPTSVASQRRVNSAPSSPRREVTGLLPQSVDYSRRCVSNSAVCRLQFGTTVTGVSHPSGGLQSPAHSDGNSLLCSPGLAPLAVPVHPEGSYVGPLSPHPHHMAYLPSLSQASVVMLYGGPEAQDGLDCLTTEVQRSPGSRSRENILEKRKKDEGVEEKRESPETELSEKRRRVEGRSVEGNSCQMTTSPRTSSLGHPGGLVREEALLRVLRDGEVGRPSPHNNLVRPSHYLYVPNSAGLNSLNFLLSAGQTTGGLTLPAGTLPYVLVSSSTLSPYPLMANRGDANLNFNMSTMMSPACFVVGSAGPYTVAGAPEFNGVAVAPALSSPEQHPLFGSAPIPPHSPLETRPPLTFIQTETQTPQTPKEEVAAGGGSKAFFQTPGTLGTATTTPVARRRGSAQRRLDIGQPLTN; encoded by the exons ATGGAAGTTGAATGTCTAGCTTTGAGAGATCTCATAAGTCCAAAGAAGAGCAAAGCAGACCTGGAGGAAGTTGGAGGCAGAAATGATCAGAAG GAGAACAGATGTGTCGAGCGAAGAAGAACCACCCCTCACAAGATGGACACCACAGCCACCATGCTGCTGTATGGCAGTAAGCCTCCCACCCCGGAACACCTCCAGAGCACCCCTGTTAAGCCTTCTGAGCGGGGGGCCCCTCCCCACGCGGACCCCTGGACCCCCACGGCCAACCTCAGGATGCTTATCAGTGCTGCCAGCCCTGACATCCGCGACAGAGAGATGAAGAAGGTGCTGTTTAGGCCCATTGAGAATGAGAGAGCAGTGGAGGATGTCGAGGTGGATGGCCCGTGCCAG TTTGATGTGGTGGAcgacgaggaggaggaagagggggaaaggAAGCCCAGCAGGAAGCAGAAGAGCCTGGGCCTGCTGTGCCAGAAGTTCCTGGCCCTGTATCCGGACTATCCAACCTCTGACACCATCAGTATCTCATTGGATGAGGtgtctaccagcctgg gGGTGGAGCGGCGGCGGATCTACGACATCGTAAACGTCCTGGAGTCTCTGATGATCGTGGGGCGCGTGGCTAAGAACCAGTACGTGTGGTACGGGCGGCGGCGCCTGGGGTCCACCCTGGCCGAGCTGCAGGGGATAGGCAGGCAGCAGCGCTACCACCTGCACATGGAGCAGGCCGCGGAGGGTGGTCACAGAGAGGGAGCCACCACACACACCCCAGGGGAGGGAGGTGAAGGAGACTCCGGCTGTG CGGTCGCCAGCACGAGGAAAGACAAGTCCCTACGCATCATGAGTCAGAAGTTTGTCATGCTCTTCCTGGTGTCCAGGACCCAGACGGTCACTCTGGACGTGGCCGCCAAAATCCTCATCGAGGAAAGCCAGGACCCCGCCAGCCACAGCAAGTACAAAA CTAAGGTGCGGCGGCTGTATGACATCGCCAACGTCCTGACGAGTCTGGGATTGATCAAGAAGGTCCACGtccgggaggagagggggaggaagccTGCGTTCAAGTGGATCGGCCCGGCAGACTTCCACAGCAGACATG AGGACTCAGAGGCTGTAGCGGCCATCGCTCTTCCGGAGTCCATCGCTCTTCCGGGCGGCAGGAAACAGAAGCTGGCACGCCATGCCTCCTTCAATGTGGTGCCCACCTCCGTGGCCAGCCAACGCCGTGTCAACTCGGCGCCCAGCAGCCCACGCAGAGAGGTCACGG GTCTGCTTCCCCAGTCAGTGGACTATTCCAGAAGGTGTGTGAGCAACAGCGCTGTGTGCCGGCTGCAGTTTGGAACCACTGTTACAGG TGTCTCCCACCCCAGCGGCGGACTTCAGAGCCCCGCCCACAGTGACGGCAACTCCCTGCTCTGCTCCCCGGGCCTAGCCCCCCTGGCCGTGCCCGTCCACCCAGAGGGTTCATACGTGGGACCCCTGTCCCCCCATCCCCACCACATGGCCTATCTACCCAGCCTGTCCCAGGCCTCGGTGGTCATGCTGTACGGAGGTCCGGAGGCGCAGGATGGGCTTGACTGCCTGACCACGGAAGTTCAAAGGTCACCGGGGTCAAGGTCCAGAGAGAACAtcctggagaagaggaagaaggatgaaggagtggaggagaagagggagtcaCCTGAGACAGAGCTATCTGAAAAG agaaggagagtggagggaaggagtgTGGAGGGAAACAGCTGTCAGATGACCACCAGCCCAAGGACCAGCTCCCTGGGACACCCAGGGGGGCTAGTCAGGGAAGAGGCCCTATTGAGAGTCCTCAGAGACGGGGAGGTGGGCAGACCGAGTCCCCACAACAACCTGGTCCGGCCTTCACACTACCTCTATGTGCCTAACTCTGCAG gtCTCAACAGTCTCAACTTCCTTCTCTCTGCTGGTCAGACGACAGGCGGCCTGACTCTACCTGCTGGCACCCTGCCCTATGTCCTTgtgtcctcctccaccctctccccctacCCACTCATGGCCAACAGGGGCGATGCCAATCTCAATTTCAACATGTCCACCATGATGTCCCCCGCCTGCTTCGTGGTGGGATCCGCCGGGCCCTACACAGTGGCCGGGGCCCCGGAGTTCAATGGGGTGGCAGTGGCGCCGGCCCTCTCCAGTCCAGAGCAGCACCCGCTGTTCGGGTCGGCACCCATACCTCCACATTCTCCCTTGGAGACCAGGCCGCCTCTGACCTTcatccagacagagacacag ACACCACAGACTCCCAAGGAGGAGGTGGCAGCTGGCGGTGGCTCCAAGGCCTTCTTCCAGACGCCAGGGACCCTGGGAACGGCCACCACAACCCCCGTGGCCCGCCGACGAGGCTCCGCCCAGAGGAGGCTGGACATCGGCCAACCACTGACCAATTAG